Within Xanthocytophaga agilis, the genomic segment CAGTTTTTGAAGCGCAGATTAAGTATTTTAAAAATAGGTATATCCTTGCAGATGGAAATCTGGATGAAATTAAACTAACTAGTCTATACGGTACAAAAGCAAAGAAGGGAAATGATTTACAGATAGCTATCGAAGAATTTTTAAAGGACACCTCAAATAATGTTGGAATTAATCTATTAGGATTGCTTTGCATTGTCTACAGATTGAGAAATAACCTGTTACATGGTGTAAAAGATCCGTCAAACCTAACCGAACAGATGGAGAATTTCAAGTTTTCCAACCAAGTGTTGATGAATGTTTTAACATCTCTAAAAAAGGATAACTATACACCTTTCCAGTAATCCAATTGTATATCATTCGTTTTTTTCAAAAAAACTGGTCAAAAACCGGGCTTTTTCGTTCATCATATAATATCAATTAATGGATTTACAATCGTAACATATAGGCTTACTATATGTAATACCGTTTCTCTTATTACCACACTTGTTGCAATATGTTTCTACTCTATTATTAGGCTTCCCATCATTAACCCAGTTAGTATAACAAATAGTGCAGTAAGGTTGCCAACTGGTTAAACCACGTGAAGCTTTACAACTAATACAATGTGTAGTTTTAACAAATGTGAATTTTTTATAGAATTCTGCTGAATGGTCATGAATGTCATTACATTCTTCAAATATTTCGTTATATAATTCTTCATCTTCTTTCTTTTCCCTATTAACCAATATACCCATTTCTCTATTATTTAACTCTGAATACTCATACAGGTTCATAGATGCAATAATAGCCGTTTTTTCATTTAGATAGCATTTTGCATGCAACTCCTGATAGTAGCTTATTTCCAGATTCTTTATTGTTCTAAGTTGCTTTATCTCATCTTCAGAAGGCTTTTCTTTACCAATGATGAAATGTATATCAACATTTTTATTTCCTGCTGTTCTTAACCTTTGTATTAGTAGTGGTCTTAGTTTAAGATAAGGTGACATAATAACTATGTACTCTTTAGCTTTTACAATTACATCTGATATAGCACTGCTTATATTGGATGTGTTTAAGAATTTAGCCATATAAAAGAAATTAAAAGTGCAGACTTTAAAGATCATAAATAAAACAAATCTAGACTTTCAATTTATATTAGTAATAACACTAATGTAAGATTGTATAGATATCTATTTTTTGGTAGCCAGTCACCTGGAGCTGCTAAAATAGATATCTTTTTTGGTAAAATGCCTGGTTTCAGGAACAACAAAAAGATATCTATTTTGAGTATATTTGACTGTCTCTTGTTAAACTGTACTTTATATTGCTCATGTGTAGGAATTCACTTTCTTTTATTATCAAAAGCCTAGTAGTATTTATTCTATACCAAGTTGTTTCAAAAACTTGCTTGGGTCAGAATAATATTTCAAAAATCGACGAAAAGAATGGCTTTCAAGACTTGAAACTGGGAAGTAATGTTTACAGTTATGGAGAGTTTGAGTTTCTGCCTATGGATGCATTTAGCAGAAAATATCCTATGCCTGGAATATCTGGATTTACGTTAGTTAAAGCAGATCATAAATATGCTAGTGGCTTT encodes:
- a CDS encoding phospholipase D family protein — encoded protein: MAKFLNTSNISSAISDVIVKAKEYIVIMSPYLKLRPLLIQRLRTAGNKNVDIHFIIGKEKPSEDEIKQLRTIKNLEISYYQELHAKCYLNEKTAIIASMNLYEYSELNNREMGILVNREKKEDEELYNEIFEECNDIHDHSAEFYKKFTFVKTTHCISCKASRGLTSWQPYCTICYTNWVNDGKPNNRVETYCNKCGNKRNGITYSKPICYDCKSIN